The DNA window CCCCTTTGTGAACTTAAAATATGTTGGGAACCCATGTAACCTATAACATTTCTCCCTAATGTGCCCTGACTTTTTGCAATAGTCACAAAACATATGAGAAAGTTTGTTTATGTGTGACTTATGTGATGATTGATTGGCTCTGTATGTATTACTTCCACTCGTACCAGCATTTGTTTGTTGAGCATTGGTGTAATAGCCTTTTGAATTGTTAGCATTGGTGTGTTGAGTGTAGGTTgtcctaaaattattttttccagtATTGTATACACCAGCATTTAGAGATGTGGACTCCACAGTGTAAATCTCATTAAGCCCCATCAGAAATTGAATTAACTGTTTGTTTTGTTCAGTTTTGTGCACATTTGTCTTTGCTCCACATGTGCAGGCACAACTACATGAAGCACTCACATCCAATGCATTTAGCTCTTCCCACAATCGCTTCAATTTTGTATAGTATCCGGTGATGTCAAGTGCTCCCTGAGTTAGATCAGTGATCTCCCTTTGGAGTTGATAGCGCTTCGCACCATTCGGTTGATCGTATCTATCCTCCAGCTCTTGCCATAGTTCCTTTGCAGTGTTGACGTATTGAAGGCTATCTGCGATGTCCTTGGAAAGTGAATTCAGAATCCACGAAGTGACCATGTCTTCACATCTCTCCAATTTCCTGTAGGTCGGATATGTTGCAGCAGGCTTGACACATTTCCAATTGATGAAtcccattttatttttcaccgAGATACCCCGTAGAATTCCTCTCCTCCAAGATCTATATCCAGTACCATCGAAAACGACTGGCACAAGTGTAGATCCAGCACTTTCAACTGGATGCAAGTAGAGTGGGTTAGTTCTTGTATGATCGAGTTGAGTTCCTGTATCAATTTGAGTTTCAGTGGAAACCATGATtcatgaatgaaaaaaaaaataaaaaaatgattgagTGGATTCGTAATGGAGAATGAGATTTATGTGAAGTAAGTTTGAGAGAGAAGCACATTGTGCTCCGATACCATGTCAAAAACAGAGTTATCAAGCTTACTGAACCTCCATTAATAGAGGTGAGATAAATTATGTAAACTGCAATTGAGCAGAGTGATGAATTGAAGAAGATTGATTTGGGGAAAAGAAAAGTATTGTATTCCAAGTACTATCAtccatatatatacatgtatgaACGTTTAAGCAAAATATCTAATCTACACGACTCAATCCTAACTGACTCAACTAGCTCTgtatacaacaataattaactGGGTCCACCAATCTGATTCTCTAACTAACTGAAACAGTGCTAACTAACTGAAAGATGTATCATCTCAACAATAACAAGTAAAGGATTTAGTGTCAATTATTAAGCGACAACAATATTATATTCCACGCCCCACGGTAATAATAAATATGCCAGCCCTCTATGTAAATGTCgctaaaggaaaaataaaataaaataaataaatgtcgCTAAAGGCAATAGAGATAATAGACAAGAAGGGGAACAATTCTCAGGGTCACAATGGTAACAAGATAGGAATTCATCTCTGTTGCCACAACAGACTAAAGATTGCTAGGCAACATCTGATGAATCATTTCCACATAAATGGTAACAACGATGCCATCAATTGGAGAGAATATAATGTCTTTTCTACATTGTTATGaaatttaacaacaaaacagTGGGAAAAAAACATAGCAACTAACAAGGGAAGCAGTACAAATCCTACAAGAAAAGAACAAGATTAGCAAATAGTCTATATCAAAACACATTTAAACAACAGACAAACACACCAGCGCATGCCTAAACCTTCGTACGTAAAGCAAGTTTAACACTCCACTATCTACTACTCTAGATGCAAGCCTCCActttatcatcatcattattgtCTTGGAGATATCCAAATTCGAAAAACTTATTGGTGCTCCACATGactaaaattacaaaattttaggTGCAAACTAAAGCAATAATATTGATTGTGTTCTATAGTTTCAGTTATTGACCATCACATACTGTTTAAGCATCAAGATGGGATCGATGAACAGGGAAATCCTGAATCTCATCTGTCCAAGGGTTCTTTTCTTTGGCTGCATCGATAGTTCTCAGCGCACGCCACACAACACTGTTACATTTGAAGCCTGATCCAAAACCAATTTGCCATACTCTGTCACCCTTCTTTATCCTCCCTTTTGCCTCGGAATAGGCCAAATTGTACCAAATTGAGCTACTTGAAGTGTTTCCAAATCTATAAAGAGTCATTCTTGAAGGCTCCATAAGAAATTTCGGGAGGTCAAGATTCTTCTGAAGCTCATCCAGCACAGCTCTCCCTCCTGCATGTATACAGAAATGCTCAAACGCCATCTTGAAATCAGGGATATATGGTTTCATTTTCCTCTTAAAGACCTTTCTCGCGATTAATGAGGCGAAAAAGAGTAGCTGCTCGGACATTGGGAGAACTAAAGGGCCAAGAGTTGTGATATTAGTTTTTAAAGCCTCACCAGCAACTGCCATCAAGTCTTTTGACAACGAAACGCTTCTCTTACCATTTTCATCCTCATCTATATAGGCACATCTATAAGCTCTATCATCCGCACCTTTATGGGTGCGGACAACATGCATCAGTTGATATTTGGAGCGTGGACGATCAGAGGAACGGTTTGAAAGAAGAATAGCAGATGAACCCATCCGGAAAAGACAATTTGGTAAAAGCCTTGATCTCTGCTTCCCTCTATAGAAGGCACTTGAGACTATTTCTGCGCTTACTACAAGTGCATACGTATTAGCTTGCCCCTGTAATTATATCATTTTATATATTAGTAATTGAGATTTATATACGACTTGTTTCTGTTAAtttgtaccaaacacaccctatatgAAGAATTACGAACCTGTAAAAGTCGGTTAGCCAGGTCGACAGAAATGAGTCCAGCACTGCAGCCCATGCCACCAAGGTTATAAGTAATCACATTGACTCCAAGCTTATAATGGTTCACAATCATGGAAGAAAGAGAAGGTGATGGATTAAACAAACTAGAATTCACAATAATAATCCTAATATCTCCAATTTTCACTCTCGTTTTCGCCAACAGATCATCTATGGCACCAAATATTTCCTCCTCTGCTTCATTTAGGTAACTACTAAACGTATATTTAAACGGGATTGTATCTATTGGAATGTACGTCTTATCACCTAAACCTGACCTCtccaaaattttcttttgaaacaTTAAACTCTCTTCATCAAATATGTTTGACATATTTTCTATCATAAGTTGTTTCGACATCATAAAACGTTCATGTGGCTTGTAACACGAAAAATTGACTAAGTAAACGTTTCTTGGACGACTCATGAAGTATACGGTGGCTAAGAAAACAACAAGAGTTGAACAAGATTTCAACATGGCAAAATGGTTCATGAGGTCTTCAATAGTAAGAGTTGAAAGATGAAGTAGCATGGCAACAAGAATTGGCATAATGAGGAGATAAATTGCATTTGAAATTAAGTAATGGTATCCAAGTTTTACATATTTGAGTCTAACGGAGAGAAGAAAATTGGGTAAATTAGGAGAATTTTCTGCCATTGCTTTTGGAGAATAGATGAGATGGGGATTAATTGGTAAAACAAGAAAGAATTGAGTATGATGAGTTTCCCAAGTAGATCAAGATTGTagatttaaaatgtgaaaaattaaatagaCTTGTgcacactactaaaaaatcattaatttccCGCCTGAAAAATGTTGGCGGCTATTTTCACAGATATTTTGATTGACTcaatgagaaaaaagaaaaaatagaaatattttcatataaaaaattagaaagttCTCCACTATTTTGGTGAAAATATGTTTTTCGCCATGCATTTTTCCAATGAGCTAATTCAGTAagtgaaaaaaatcatgttgtatAACACAAATTTCCGGCAATTCACCATGGGAAAAACTTTGTTTAGTTCCACTCAACCGCCCTCCTATTACATTATAGTTTGTCATGCATTAATTGATACTATAATTATAAATGCAATGCTAAAGTCCGTTATATCTatattaacttttaacttttaagtattgagtttccaTTTCTTACCATAAAAAAGAGCAAATGTAGATGGAGAATAATACAAAAAAGGTTGTTGTAAACGAACTAGATATCTAAGGTGTAGATGTATAATGGAGTTAATTAAGTAGAAAATAATGCGAAAGTGAAAAATAACATAATGTGATCACACAAAATTAGGCTTATTGTTTTAACATATTGAACtgaactttttttatatttaatatctacttttaattgtcaATTAATGAAATCAAACTCTTAAAAGTATCAAATTGAATAGTACCGAACGTCCACCCACCATATGCTTCTTGATTTAGGACcaaaaatttttttttgcagagTTTTAGGTTTTTGTATAAATATTGCAATTAGAGATGAATCTGTATTTAAattacggaaaagggtcaaaattgcccccgaactatatgaaatagatcatttatatccttcattacattttgggataaaaaatgcccctgttgttatcctaagagaccacaaatatcctcaagagttaacaccccaaatttttattGATGTGGCAAGtcacgtgggactaatccttccacctaagcgctgccaactaggattcactacaaaagaactagacctttagcagcaacaacagtcgccacaaaagcccagaaaatcgtcactaaaagttttaaacattaaattctaattttgtgtttttttcttcattgtttttaaaaaaccaaatatgatatcgattaagtaggagtttgaagacactatatgttttatttttatgttatatgtaaatgtataaaatgtacaatgatgcattatatatatatatagtaggagatttgaatcgagaagtaattttgattatttttcgtaataatattggatgtttttaatatggatattgcaagttatttattttagaaaattaggtcgcaatcgaaaattaattatcatatttttttgttgaaaaaataggttttactagcgaatggttgttggagccttagtcgccGCTAAAAATCACTtataacctttagtggcaatattttgggattttgtggctaaaagtcaagttcttttgtagtgaatcttagttggcaatgcttaggtggagggattagtcccatgtggcttgccacgtcactaaaaaattggagTGTTAattcttgagggtatttgtggtctcctgggataactgcgggggtatttttgatcccaaaatgtaatggagggtataagtgatctatttcgcatagttcaggggaaattttgacccttttccgtttaaATTATAGATTTAGCCTTTAAGAtttttagtattaaatattataattttgaaattttgagttcaaaaatatttattaaaatttgaataatttttcacCATTGTAACTTCAATTGAAACAACACGTCTATATCGGCAAAGTGCACTTATTTAATATGtgtaattttaaattcattctCTTCcacgaataaaaatatataaaaagttagaagataattaaaattaagacattgtaataattaaaaacagAAACTTTAAAGTGCAAAGTCCACAAGTCACTAGTATGTGTATCCGTGTTTTAAAAAGTGGGGTGTGAGATAAGAAGTTTTATGATACATGGAGCTAGATTTAATCTTCGAAATACTAGGCATACGTTTTATAGATGACAAATTTATGAGACGTATATTTTATATGTGTTCAATTTTATGAgtttattattaagaaaataagcaAAGTAAAATTTATcactaataataaaatcaacatTATATGGAGCTAGATTTTAtcactaataatatttttttcaaaattataattattatttgagaTGAAAAAATGGCAAAGCTGAgataatatttaaaatgaaattaccaTTCATATTTCATCAATAAATTTTGATACGGTAATTAAGTATAAGAAAACAATAACTTGACACGATATGTTCATAATTTATCTAGCATTTAATATGTTAGCTTTtagaaaaaatacatataaatgatATATAGATCTACTGATCTCAAGtctttaatattataaatttgatgTCACAAGTCAATTAAGACATTCATATTACTCGTTAATGTTTTTATGTATGATAAATAATTCTTAGCCGAACATgcttaaaagtaaataaatagtCAAAGTTTTTAAATTTGGGTTTTTGGGGAATTTCTTAGATTAATTAGCTATGATATACTTAGATACTTAAGGATAATCATACAATTTACTATTACTATTCACACCTAGTAAGAAAATATCTAACATGACAATTGTTGCCATAAATAGCAGATGCATGATTTTAGGGTGGACGTTCGATATTCAATTTAGTATTTTCCAAGTTCAATTTTAatagtttgataattaaaagtaaatatCAAATACCAAACTTTCAAAGTTTGATACAATAAATCTCAATTTGAtttgtttattcaatttttgGTGATTTAAATTCACTCTTCACCAGCAAATGGTTTTCACTTATTTTACAGAGTTTGATTGATAAATGAAAGTTTATGAAAGAGGGATAGTACTATCATCAAATCGGATAGCGTTATATTGAAAGTTTTAGTACGCAAGATTGGTAGTACTCCTTTCATTCCAAAATAATTGACACATTTTAGATTTcaacaattaattttatttattttaaaagctATATTAGGTTAGATTGattcgatattttaaaaattaaatttagatatttaaaaaatgtataaaaaatactaaaaattatattattattttctcatatcaatatgatgtaaaaatatatttgtcctACCCAACAAACCCTAAATAGTGGTGGGATTACTCCCGTATTAACTACTTGATAGCTTTTCATTAATTCTTAAAAGGCATTTGAGAAAACTATATATGGTCCTTAATTCATAAGTACGTAAATAGAATTGTCAACTTTTGTATCGGCGCGAGTTTAATGAAAActttaattgttcaaaatagaGAGGCCAAAGTTCATAGGGGTCTAGCAAGGGGCTAGTTGCTAAAATTTCCTtctgcaaaataaaataaaataaaaattaactctTTAACTAGCTAGCCTCTTACcaccaaaaaaatatgataccGTGGATGCAAGTGCTCCTTtcttaattagaaattttagGTTCGAGTCTTGGATATggaaaaatctttgatagaaacCGCTTGTCAGGTTGCCCTCAAATGGAACCCTACGCAACACAAGTCTAGAATAATCGTACTCCAATACAAAATCAAACACCAAATGAAGCtaaaatttgtttctttttctcaagaaagtaaagaaatgaTTACCAAAAGGGTTGAGTTTAATACTCGCTGGAAAAAGGGAACTTACctaaatcccactagtttaggaattaattatttagatgtACTTTAGTTTGTAATGTTACGTATGTTATCAGATTTTAGCCTGTCTAAATAcgttcagatacatgtatctagagaTACATGGGGTCAAAATTAGgtataatttgttctagatacattgtatccaagtgaATTCGCATGTACCGGAGAGACATAACAAATATCGATCTCCTCTCTCCCATCTAGCTCGCCAATCTCCCACCAAATATGTATAGACACAtgtatgtatctagtgtgattcgcaTTATCTAGGATACATGcgaatctcgctcacctcttTCCCTATTTTTGTGTATCAGGTAGCgaaaatacatgtatttaagTGTATTTTTCTCAATATACTTAGTGATAagatagaatattttaaaattataggtaataataatatatatatagtagtgaaATATATCTAAATATGTAGTGGAAAAAAATACAAGATCATTCGGCTCGTCTTCTCAATGCTTTTGACCCAATGATTACAGCCCAACATAGTCACATTCAAAAAGACTTTTCGGCCCAAAAGGTCATTAAAGAGGAGCTTACAAAAATGACTACAGTTTTAGGGTTATTAAATTGGAATAATTATaagtatgatatttttttttaaaaaaaaggctaCATTTTATGTCTATATTtaaactatagtcatttttgtaagttcctcgtttattatattttgatcctCAGATATATGTATCTGGTGTGCCCAGATACATGCTAAGTGgatacatctaattatgtgtatatAAATATGGATTGTAACTGAAACACATCAATTTAGAAGCAAATCACACATTATTCtctaaatttctcaaaaatttttatatttcttcACATTTTTTGCAAGCATGAAAAATCTTTTCCCatcgataaatataatattaattcaaatatctGTAAACTTTATCAGAAACATAAACTCTTAATTAGATATATGTGTATATTATGATCATCTAATTATGATCATTAACTCTTAATTAgatataagtatatatttgaaaaacttGCATGCAGTTTAAGTGTTGGGAAGGTATGCTAGGGTTTTGTTTCGGTAGACATTACTCGGGActcatttatttgtatttaatgaACAGCTTAATGTTAATTATTCAAATCTTAGACAGTTtgtttttaaagttaaatcttaatcatttaaatttttattatcaaatgtgtttgttttttcttatttcacgATCACTTAACGATGCTAAATAGATTTGAATTAGGGAAATTTATGCAAAAGGGCCACTCGGTCGTTTTCTTTACTCAAAATTTAGCCCAATTTCCAAAATTACCAAAATCGGTCAAAtactattcttcttcctttaatTTCGTCACTAATGGTTGTTGTTGCTTCTTCTTTTCGAGTAAATTATATATCGAAAGACTCGAAACATCGAAAagatttcatatctaaattttggGACTATTTAGAGGTTATTTTGAGTTGATCGAGATTGCATTCGTCACTGAatacttaggggtcgtttggtaggaagtattaggaaaaatagtccatgtattatgtatgatattaattagtactatgtttggtagaaTTTTTGGGCCTAAgaataactaatccatggattaatTATACaccctacatggtattataggatgtattactaataccttccatttggtggtattagtaatacattggATTTAATACCATGACATtatctatgtaaagacaaaaatatctctaaaatcattttatttattttcttgattttatattctatatttgtactagtaaatttat is part of the Solanum stenotomum isolate F172 chromosome 8, ASM1918654v1, whole genome shotgun sequence genome and encodes:
- the LOC125872096 gene encoding 3-ketoacyl-CoA synthase 20-like — protein: MAENSPNLPNFLLSVRLKYVKLGYHYLISNAIYLLIMPILVAMLLHLSTLTIEDLMNHFAMLKSCSTLVVFLATVYFMSRPRNVYLVNFSCYKPHERFMMSKQLMIENMSNIFDEESLMFQKKILERSGLGDKTYIPIDTIPFKYTFSSYLNEAEEEIFGAIDDLLAKTRVKIGDIRIIIVNSSLFNPSPSLSSMIVNHYKLGVNVITYNLGGMGCSAGLISVDLANRLLQGQANTYALVVSAEIVSSAFYRGKQRSRLLPNCLFRMGSSAILLSNRSSDRPRSKYQLMHVVRTHKGADDRAYRCAYIDEDENGKRSVSLSKDLMAVAGEALKTNITTLGPLVLPMSEQLLFFASLIARKVFKRKMKPYIPDFKMAFEHFCIHAGGRAVLDELQKNLDLPKFLMEPSRMTLYRFGNTSSSSIWYNLAYSEAKGRIKKGDRVWQIGFGSGFKCNSVVWRALRTIDAAKEKNPWTDEIQDFPVHRSHLDA